The genomic stretch CTCTAGATGACACCCTACCGCGGGCTTCGCAACTGAGTCACGATCCCCAGACCCTGGACCGAGGACTAACGGCAGCGCAACAAATGGTGACTTTGAATACTGCCTCGTCCTGGGCTCACAGTATATTGAGTGGAGCATATGTGTGGAAGAAACAGTATGAGCAGGCAAGTCTAGAGGTGGAGCAGACCCTTGCTCTCAATCCGATGCATGGGATGATCTATGCGTGGGCGGCTCATACCCTGAGTTATTTGGGGCGAACAGAGGAAGCTTTTGGGTTGGTTGAGAAGGCGCTACGTTTTAACCCCCGGTTGTCACCCAGAGGTCTCCTCTTTCTAGGCCACACATATTACCTGACTGGGCGGAGTGAGGAGGCGATTGCCACGCTGAAGAAAACGCTCAATGGTAGTCCGGCTGATCTGGAGGCTCACTTACTCCTGGTGGTGGTCTATAGTGAACTCGGTCGAGAAGCCGGCGCTCAAGCTGAGGCGGCAGCGGTCCTGAAGATCAACCCCAAGTGGTCACTCGAAGTGTGGAAGCCGCGAGTTCCCTACAAGGAGCCAGCGACGCTGGAGCGGGTGTTTGGTGCGCTGCAGAAAACTGGGCTCAAGTAAATGAAGAGTGAAGAACAGAACAGAGAGGCCATGGGCCAAGGGCGGAAAACTAGAGCGAGACCAAAATCGGCTGCCTGCATCAGATGACCTCTAGAGCAAAGGTCTTAAACTGGCGAATGAGGCGAAAGTCTTCCCCATTCCGGGTGACGACGTAGCCCCCAACGAACGACCGCTGAGAGCAATCAGCATGTCGTTGAGGAACCCAGGAGAAAGCTTGTCTCGCCATTGCGGTGCTTTCTCAGCCAGCGCTGCTACGACCGTTCCCACTTCCTTCCATACGTTATGACTTGGCGTCGCAATGCGGCCAGCGCGTTCAAAGGGTTCATAAAGTGCAGCAGCTTGCCGTCGATGGCGAAAGGTACGGGCTCCAGCAATAAGTTCCTCAATCACCACAGAACTGAAATGAGTACGCGGAATATCGCGCATGTAGCGCGGGCGGAACTCTTCGGCAAAGTGTTCATCCCTGAGCACGGTAATGTAAATGCTGGTATCAAACAGCAACCGCACGGCCATTATTTGGCCCATACATCACGAAAATCAGGGGCCTTGCCTGCAACACGATCAAATCCAGCAGCGACTTCTTGACGGAGGGTAACAAGGTTGATGGCCTCACGGATGGTCTCTGCCTCGCTGTCTTTGCGTAAGATCTTTTGGGCGCGCTTTAACGCTTGGAGATCAAGCAGCACCTGTTTCTTCACTAATTTACTCATAGATATATCTGTCCGGAAAAAGTTGTCCTTTCGTAACTACTCAGGCCTGCGGCAGTGGGGAAAGCGGCTGTCCTATAAAGGCACGGCATAACGCCCCCAACACATC from Deltaproteobacteria bacterium encodes the following:
- a CDS encoding tetratricopeptide repeat protein, which encodes MVTLNTASSWAHSILSGAYVWKKQYEQASLEVEQTLALNPMHGMIYAWAAHTLSYLGRTEEAFGLVEKALRFNPRLSPRGLLFLGHTYYLTGRSEEAIATLKKTLNGSPADLEAHLLLVVVYSELGREAGAQAEAAAVLKINPKWSLEVWKPRVPYKEPATLERVFGALQKTGLK
- a CDS encoding PIN domain-containing protein → MGQIMAVRLLFDTSIYITVLRDEHFAEEFRPRYMRDIPRTHFSSVVIEELIAGARTFRHRRQAAALYEPFERAGRIATPSHNVWKEVGTVVAALAEKAPQWRDKLSPGFLNDMLIALSGRSLGATSSPGMGKTFASFASLRPLL